The Apibacter raozihei genome contains a region encoding:
- a CDS encoding PadR family transcriptional regulator: MNTENIKAQMRKGVLEYCILSIIKRGDAYVSDLIDALKKGQLIVVEGTLYPLLTRLKNAEFLTYRWEESTSGPPRKYYAITPKGENFLKELAQTWGELTHSVNIITKSTDTKNHE; the protein is encoded by the coding sequence ATGAACACTGAAAATATTAAGGCCCAGATGCGTAAAGGTGTTTTAGAATATTGTATTCTAAGCATTATAAAAAGAGGCGATGCTTACGTATCTGACTTGATTGATGCGCTTAAAAAAGGGCAGCTTATCGTTGTAGAAGGTACACTCTATCCACTTTTAACCAGGCTTAAAAATGCTGAATTTTTAACTTATCGTTGGGAAGAATCCACTTCAGGTCCTCCAAGAAAGTATTATGCAATTACTCCCAAAGGTGAAAATTTTTTAAAAGAATTAGCTCAGACTTGGGGAGAATTAACCCACTCAGTAAATATTATAACTAAAAGTACAGATACAAAAAATCATGAATAA